The following proteins are encoded in a genomic region of Falsibacillus albus:
- the thiS gene encoding sulfur carrier protein ThiS — protein sequence MKIHVNGEAAHIPSGVESIVQLLEYYQLDPKMVIVERNRAILEKELYDETMLEEGDSLELVHFVSGG from the coding sequence ATGAAGATTCATGTGAATGGGGAAGCGGCCCATATTCCGAGCGGAGTCGAAAGCATCGTTCAGCTGCTTGAATATTATCAGCTCGATCCGAAAATGGTCATCGTTGAAAGGAACAGGGCCATCCTTGAAAAAGAATTGTATGATGAGACTATGTTAGAAGAAGGAGATTCACTCGAATTGGTTCATTTTGTGAGCGGGGGATGA
- a CDS encoding thiazole biosynthesis adenylyltransferase ThiF — translation MDERYSRQILFNKIGESGQKKLAEKHILIIGAGALGTGNAEQLVRAGVGKITIVDRDYVESSNLQRQQLYTEKDAETRMPKAAAAKERLQQINSSVQVEAHVADVQVNELRGLMEGVQLIIDATDNFDTRLLINDMSQKHEVPWIYGACVGSYGLSYTIIPGKSPCLKCLLESVPMGGATCDTAGIISPAVQMVTAYQSVEALKILVEDYDALRHKLVSFDLWSNRHIELDISNVKKEQCPSCGTNPSYPHLSFENQTKSAVLCGRATVQIRPSARVQRDLEQLEKALENQAGKVERNPFLLSYQFEDKRLIFFKDGRVMIHGTKDIAEAKTLYHKIVG, via the coding sequence ATGGATGAACGCTACTCCAGGCAGATCCTTTTCAATAAAATAGGGGAATCCGGCCAAAAAAAACTAGCGGAAAAACATATACTGATCATTGGTGCAGGTGCGCTTGGAACTGGAAATGCCGAGCAGCTTGTACGCGCAGGAGTCGGTAAAATCACGATTGTTGATCGGGACTATGTGGAATCAAGTAATTTACAGCGTCAGCAGCTGTATACGGAAAAAGACGCCGAAACGAGAATGCCAAAGGCTGCCGCGGCCAAAGAAAGGCTTCAGCAAATCAATTCTTCTGTCCAAGTGGAGGCGCATGTTGCAGATGTCCAAGTGAATGAACTCCGCGGGTTGATGGAGGGGGTGCAGCTCATCATTGACGCGACCGATAATTTTGATACGAGGCTTTTGATCAATGATATGTCGCAAAAACATGAGGTCCCTTGGATTTATGGGGCATGTGTCGGCAGCTACGGTTTAAGTTATACCATCATTCCAGGGAAGTCCCCTTGCCTGAAATGTTTATTGGAGAGTGTCCCAATGGGTGGGGCCACTTGCGACACGGCAGGGATCATCAGCCCTGCCGTACAGATGGTGACTGCTTATCAATCTGTGGAAGCTTTGAAGATCTTGGTGGAGGACTATGATGCCCTCCGCCATAAGCTGGTTTCTTTTGATCTATGGTCGAACCGTCATATTGAATTGGATATCTCAAACGTAAAGAAAGAACAATGTCCATCATGCGGCACCAACCCGTCCTATCCGCACCTTTCATTTGAAAACCAAACAAAATCGGCGGTGTTGTGTGGAAGGGCCACCGTGCAAATCCGGCCTTCAGCGCGTGTTCAAAGAGACTTGGAACAACTGGAGAAAGCATTGGAAAATCAGGCTGGAAAGGTTGAGCGGAATCCATTTTTGCTTTCTTATCAGTTTGAAGATAAGCGGCTTATTTTTTTCAAGGATGGCCGAGTGATGATTCATGGAACAAAAGATATTGCAGAAGCTAAGACGCTGTATCATAAGATTGTCGGGTAA
- a CDS encoding MBL fold metallo-hydrolase, with protein MKIADGIEMLEISANMMGKTETIHPVLIWNENEALLVDTGFPGQLPLFKNAFLKAEVPFEKLKKIIITHQDIDHIGSLPAILRASPEKIDVYSSKGEKPFIQGDKRILKITPDAIAQVKASLPSSIPEEWKKAFIATLENPPKAQVDHTLSGGEQVPSFGEVRVIDTPGHTPAHISLYHQPSKTVIAGDAMMVKNGDLQPPDPHVTLDLKAANNSIKRLIKFPEEIERVICYHGGLFEGNVKARMQEIVDAFK; from the coding sequence ATGAAAATTGCTGATGGTATTGAAATGCTCGAAATATCCGCCAACATGATGGGGAAGACAGAAACGATCCACCCTGTGCTTATTTGGAACGAAAACGAAGCACTCCTGGTGGATACGGGATTCCCCGGGCAGCTTCCTCTCTTCAAAAACGCATTCCTAAAAGCGGAAGTTCCATTTGAAAAATTAAAGAAAATCATCATTACCCACCAGGATATCGATCATATTGGAAGTTTACCCGCCATCTTAAGAGCCTCCCCCGAAAAAATCGATGTATATTCGAGTAAAGGAGAAAAACCATTCATACAAGGTGATAAAAGAATCTTAAAAATCACTCCGGATGCAATCGCCCAGGTGAAAGCAAGTCTTCCAAGCAGCATCCCTGAAGAATGGAAAAAAGCATTCATCGCAACCTTGGAAAACCCTCCGAAAGCCCAAGTCGATCATACTTTAAGCGGCGGCGAACAAGTTCCATCATTTGGTGAGGTTCGAGTAATAGATACTCCCGGACATACACCTGCCCATATTAGTTTGTATCACCAACCGAGCAAAACCGTGATTGCCGGGGATGCCATGATGGTGAAAAACGGCGACCTTCAGCCTCCAGACCCTCACGTAACACTGGATTTAAAAGCCGCAAACAATTCAATCAAACGTTTGATTAAATTTCCTGAAGAGATTGAAAGAGTGATTTGTTACCATGGCGGACTGTTTGAAGGAAATGTGAAAGCAAGAATGCAGGAAATCGTCGATGCATTTAAATAA
- a CDS encoding helix-turn-helix domain-containing protein: MEIGKKIKNLRLKKGLTQEELGERTDLSKGYISQLERDLSSPSIDTFFHIIEVLGCKPKDFFDEELTLQKVVYKEEDATEYVDEECGYKIEWLVPESNEKEMEPIRLTLKEKGEFKQFPPSLSETFAYVLSGKALVRIGHHTYEAKAGESIYYLASDDHQIVNAHEGMTQILLVATESYL; this comes from the coding sequence ATGGAAATAGGGAAAAAAATTAAGAATTTAAGATTGAAGAAAGGCTTGACCCAAGAGGAGCTGGGGGAGCGGACCGACTTGAGCAAGGGCTACATATCCCAGCTGGAGAGGGATTTGAGCTCCCCGTCCATCGATACGTTTTTTCACATAATTGAAGTGCTTGGCTGCAAGCCGAAAGACTTCTTTGATGAAGAATTGACGCTGCAAAAGGTAGTTTACAAGGAAGAGGATGCAACGGAGTACGTGGATGAGGAATGCGGATACAAAATTGAATGGCTCGTACCGGAGTCGAATGAGAAGGAAATGGAGCCCATAAGGTTGACCCTGAAAGAAAAAGGTGAATTCAAGCAATTCCCGCCTTCGCTTTCTGAAACCTTTGCCTATGTTTTGAGCGGAAAAGCACTTGTCCGGATTGGACACCATACCTATGAAGCCAAAGCGGGGGAATCCATCTATTATTTAGCTTCGGATGACCATCAAATCGTAAACGCTCATGAAGGAATGACACAGATTCTGTTAGTGGCGACAG
- a CDS encoding ferritin-like domain-containing protein, producing the protein MDQKKQELIDGLNEDLANEYAASIMYTYNAAVVSGLYRQTLKPFFESEISDEQGHALYLAEKISTLGGEPTTKPAEVKQLTDVKEMLEEAHRAEKDTIERYEKRKKQAEELGLTELVVKLDDMIADETGHMEEIGRILSDARFS; encoded by the coding sequence ATGGATCAGAAAAAACAAGAATTAATCGATGGTTTAAATGAGGACTTAGCAAACGAATATGCAGCATCCATTATGTATACTTATAATGCGGCAGTCGTATCAGGACTATACCGCCAAACTTTAAAGCCTTTCTTCGAGAGCGAAATCAGCGACGAACAAGGGCATGCATTATACTTAGCGGAAAAGATCTCAACGCTTGGCGGCGAGCCGACAACGAAGCCCGCTGAAGTGAAGCAATTGACTGATGTTAAAGAGATGCTTGAAGAAGCGCACCGTGCAGAAAAAGATACGATAGAACGCTATGAAAAACGTAAAAAGCAAGCAGAAGAGTTAGGTTTAACTGAACTGGTTGTAAAGCTTGATGATATGATTGCCGATGAAACGGGTCATATGGAAGAAATCGGACGCATCTTAAGCGACGCCCGCTTCAGCTAA
- a CDS encoding DinB family protein, whose protein sequence is MNEQQIFDQFRMWRRWTIEAAKGLPEEAVLKIPNHHRNNILWNIGHILVGWDNAIYQIIGEERRLPLQYHLMFPRGSFPSKWEEKPPEYPVLLEQLEAQTEELIEAAAGKLDQPLSEPFLHMTTLGEMFLFLTSHEALHLNVIGSLRRMVLSDV, encoded by the coding sequence ATGAACGAACAACAAATTTTTGATCAATTCCGTATGTGGAGACGATGGACGATTGAAGCGGCGAAGGGTTTGCCCGAGGAGGCGGTACTGAAAATTCCCAATCACCACCGGAACAATATTTTATGGAATATCGGCCACATCCTTGTAGGATGGGACAATGCAATCTACCAAATTATCGGAGAAGAACGGAGACTTCCATTACAATATCACTTGATGTTCCCGAGGGGCAGCTTTCCGTCAAAGTGGGAGGAAAAACCGCCAGAATATCCTGTGCTGCTTGAACAGCTTGAAGCGCAGACCGAAGAATTGATTGAAGCTGCGGCCGGAAAATTAGACCAGCCTCTTTCAGAGCCGTTTTTACATATGACTACCTTGGGGGAGATGTTTCTATTTCTCACTTCCCATGAAGCGCTTCATCTAAATGTAATTGGTTCGCTAAGAAGGATGGTTCTTTCCGACGTGTAG
- a CDS encoding quinone oxidoreductase family protein — protein sequence MKAVLVNEFGGPDRMVYGDIDKPSISGKEILIKVEAASVNYADIKARYGKKGMKGSFPFIPGIDAAGVVEEVGADVKAFSEGDRVIAFPKSGSYAEYAVADEVLTYKIPEEIDFGTAAASPIVSFLSYKLIVDIGRMKKGETVLIHAAAGGVGTTAVQLAKLLGAEKVIGTVGSDSKIAFALEAGADHVFTYEGFAEKVNDLTDGEGVDIILDSISGEVSELSLECLAPYGRLIHFGNSSGQIGNFQTNDFHASCRSVLGFSLGTTRSKRPELLRDTAEKVLQLLASGDLQIKIGQTFPLEKAAEAHKWVESRQSVGKVLLKV from the coding sequence ATGAAAGCGGTGCTTGTAAACGAGTTTGGAGGCCCAGATCGGATGGTTTATGGAGATATCGATAAACCGTCGATATCGGGAAAAGAAATTTTAATAAAAGTTGAAGCAGCAAGTGTTAATTATGCAGATATTAAAGCGAGATATGGAAAGAAGGGGATGAAAGGGAGCTTTCCTTTTATTCCGGGGATTGATGCGGCTGGTGTGGTCGAGGAAGTGGGGGCGGATGTCAAAGCGTTTTCTGAAGGTGATAGAGTCATAGCCTTTCCGAAAAGCGGCTCATATGCAGAATATGCGGTCGCGGATGAAGTGCTGACATATAAAATTCCCGAAGAGATCGATTTTGGAACGGCGGCGGCAAGTCCGATCGTATCATTTTTATCCTATAAACTGATCGTGGATATCGGGCGCATGAAAAAGGGAGAGACTGTTCTGATCCATGCTGCAGCAGGAGGAGTGGGGACCACAGCCGTTCAGCTGGCAAAGCTGCTTGGCGCAGAAAAGGTAATCGGAACGGTGGGCAGCGATTCCAAGATTGCCTTTGCCCTCGAGGCTGGTGCCGACCATGTGTTCACATATGAAGGTTTTGCTGAAAAAGTAAACGATTTGACCGATGGAGAAGGAGTGGACATTATCCTTGATTCCATCTCAGGGGAAGTGAGCGAACTTAGCCTCGAGTGCCTTGCTCCTTATGGAAGGTTGATTCATTTTGGTAATTCAAGCGGACAGATAGGCAATTTCCAGACAAATGATTTTCACGCAAGTTGCCGTTCGGTCCTTGGTTTCAGTTTGGGGACAACAAGATCCAAGCGTCCGGAACTTCTTAGAGATACAGCTGAAAAGGTCCTACAGCTTTTGGCTTCTGGAGACCTGCAAATCAAAATCGGCCAAACCTTTCCTTTGGAAAAAGCTGCAGAGGCTCACAAATGGGTGGAAAGCAGGCAAAGCGTCGGGAAAGTTTTGTTGAAGGTTTGA